Proteins encoded together in one Streptomyces umbrinus window:
- a CDS encoding FAD-binding oxidoreductase, with protein sequence METGRRDVLRTGGAVAAAGAAIALGGGNGPAFASARRTALVGGAESGAWRELARSLSPAARLYRPGQPEYAARATADNQRYAYVRPAGVLACATESDVQTAVRWCAKHGVPLAPRSGGHNYAGYSTTPGLVVSLRAMNQVVPRGHELRLGGGATNSDVYAARAANLYFPGGRCPEVGVAGLTLGGGLGFNDRKWGLTCDRLTETRLVLADGSLARAAEDENPDLFWACRGGAGGNFGINTAFTFAAVPVGRLRATVFHLTYPLHVAVDVLEELRDILDTDRDNDFDVRIGFKHAGDGTAALALLGQRLGDEDGLLRRFAPLLRLRPAQAVIEERGFWSAQDFLMETPGPKEAYASKSLVPHQWPGPDTVAAIADWTRNWRPGPGRSTGYVTLFAMGGDTATRRPDETAYPHREAAFVIDIGTHWKPAAPPAQVRGLLEQTRAAHHMLRRHLNTDAAYVNFPDPDLRDWRHAYYGANYDRLVDVKRRCDPAALFRYQQAVGRPQP encoded by the coding sequence GTGGAGACTGGCCGACGAGATGTCCTGCGTACCGGAGGAGCCGTCGCGGCCGCCGGGGCCGCGATCGCGCTGGGTGGCGGAAACGGCCCGGCCTTCGCCTCCGCCCGCCGGACGGCCCTCGTCGGGGGAGCGGAGTCCGGCGCATGGCGCGAGCTGGCCAGGAGCCTGAGCCCGGCCGCCCGGCTGTACCGACCGGGGCAGCCGGAGTACGCCGCCCGTGCGACGGCCGACAACCAGCGCTACGCGTACGTGCGTCCTGCCGGGGTGCTCGCCTGCGCGACGGAGAGCGACGTACAGACGGCGGTGCGGTGGTGCGCGAAACACGGAGTGCCGCTCGCTCCCCGCTCCGGCGGTCACAACTACGCCGGCTACTCCACCACCCCGGGCCTGGTGGTCAGCCTGCGCGCGATGAATCAGGTCGTGCCGCGAGGGCATGAGCTGCGGCTCGGCGGAGGCGCCACCAACTCCGACGTGTACGCCGCCCGCGCCGCGAACCTGTACTTCCCCGGTGGCCGTTGCCCCGAGGTGGGCGTGGCGGGCCTGACCCTCGGCGGCGGCCTCGGCTTCAACGACCGCAAGTGGGGCCTGACTTGCGACCGGCTCACGGAGACGCGACTCGTACTGGCCGACGGCAGCCTCGCCCGCGCGGCCGAGGACGAGAACCCGGACCTGTTCTGGGCCTGCCGCGGCGGAGCAGGCGGCAACTTCGGCATCAACACCGCGTTCACCTTCGCCGCCGTACCCGTGGGCAGGCTGCGCGCCACCGTCTTCCACCTCACCTACCCCCTGCACGTGGCCGTCGATGTGCTGGAGGAGCTGCGGGACATCCTCGACACGGACCGCGACAACGACTTCGACGTACGCATCGGCTTCAAGCACGCCGGCGACGGCACGGCCGCCCTCGCCCTGCTCGGGCAGCGGCTGGGCGACGAGGACGGACTGCTCCGCCGGTTCGCACCGCTGCTGCGCCTGCGCCCTGCCCAGGCGGTCATCGAGGAACGCGGCTTCTGGTCCGCGCAGGACTTCCTGATGGAGACCCCCGGTCCGAAAGAGGCCTACGCCTCCAAGTCCCTCGTCCCCCATCAGTGGCCCGGCCCCGACACCGTGGCGGCCATCGCCGACTGGACCCGCAACTGGCGCCCGGGACCGGGCCGCAGCACCGGCTACGTGACCCTGTTCGCCATGGGCGGCGACACCGCGACACGACGACCGGACGAAACGGCCTACCCCCACCGGGAAGCCGCCTTCGTGATCGACATCGGCACCCACTGGAAGCCGGCCGCCCCGCCCGCCCAGGTGCGCGGCCTGCTGGAACAGACCCGCGCCGCCCACCACATGCTGCGCCGTCACCTGAACACCGACGCCGCCTACGTCAACTTCCCCGACCCGGACCTGCGCGACTGGCGGCACGCCTACTACGGCGCCAACTACGACCGCCTGGTCGACGTCAAACGCCGGTGCGACCCCGCCGCCCTGTTCCGCTACCAGCAGGCCGTCGGCCGCCCACAGCCCTGA
- a CDS encoding AraC family transcriptional regulator: MTADPLSDALAVADARSVFSGGFTAGGDWAIELRGRDRLKVNAVLRGSCLLVREAGGEPVRLTEGDVVVSDGGQPYTLCNRPGVEPTDSNDVVMDPVTRMERLGQGEAVDVECVSGHIDLSRDRGDLLRRALPELVHVRADSPEAGVLRWLIGQLATEMKTRRAGVEFVSAQLAQLMFVQVLRICLTDSEGLPPGWLRALADERLAPALRLMHGDPAHPWQLEELARAAAMSRTTFAVRFKEAAGVPPLTYLLNWRMSLAARALRQDTAPVATLARSVGYTSESAFSNAFKRAVGVAPRAYRVEATAGTRPSDS; this comes from the coding sequence ATGACCGCAGACCCGTTGTCCGACGCCCTGGCCGTCGCCGACGCCCGCAGCGTGTTCTCCGGTGGCTTCACGGCCGGCGGGGACTGGGCCATCGAGCTGCGCGGACGCGACCGCCTCAAAGTGAACGCCGTGCTGCGGGGCAGCTGCCTGCTGGTCCGCGAGGCGGGCGGCGAACCCGTGCGGCTCACCGAGGGGGACGTCGTGGTCTCCGACGGCGGGCAGCCGTACACGCTGTGCAACCGGCCCGGCGTTGAGCCGACGGACTCCAACGACGTCGTCATGGACCCGGTGACCCGGATGGAGCGGCTCGGCCAGGGAGAGGCCGTGGACGTGGAATGCGTGTCCGGGCACATCGACCTGAGCCGGGACCGCGGTGACCTGCTGCGCCGGGCGCTGCCGGAGCTCGTCCACGTACGGGCCGACTCGCCCGAGGCAGGCGTACTGCGGTGGCTCATCGGGCAGTTGGCGACGGAGATGAAGACACGCCGGGCCGGCGTCGAGTTCGTCTCGGCCCAGCTCGCACAGCTGATGTTCGTGCAGGTGCTGCGGATCTGCCTGACCGACTCGGAAGGGCTCCCGCCCGGCTGGCTGCGCGCCCTTGCCGACGAACGGCTCGCCCCTGCGCTGCGCCTGATGCACGGCGACCCGGCCCACCCCTGGCAGCTGGAGGAGCTCGCCCGAGCGGCGGCGATGTCCCGCACCACGTTCGCCGTACGGTTCAAGGAGGCGGCCGGAGTACCGCCCCTGACCTACCTGCTGAACTGGCGCATGAGCCTGGCCGCCCGGGCCCTGAGACAGGACACCGCCCCGGTCGCGACCCTCGCCCGCTCCGTCGGCTACACCTCCGAGAGCGCCTTCAGCAACGCCTTCAAGCGGGCGGTGGGCGTGGCGCCGCGGGCCTACCGGGTAGAGGCCACTGCCGGGACTCGTCCGAGCGACAGCTGA
- a CDS encoding alpha/beta hydrolase, with product MHRTLSLALAATAVVATAVAVTAIPEESVAAMPDTVRWGPCSEKKAASPAASPRLECSTLKVPLDYGNPDGREIEIAISRLASREPSKRRGVLLTNPGGPGISGLGYPAVLAASGLPQKVLDSYDVIGFDPRGTGRSTPVTCDLTPAQRNRGNLPPYAHTAADVARAAGNARTIARQCAASKTGSMLPHTTTANTARDMDRIREALGEPKLSYLGGSYGSYLGAVYTTLFPGRSDRIVLDSNLGPGGYDVTAMRSLARGMEDRFPDFAAFAAARPEYGLGTTPEQVTAKFFELAKRLEGKPVRGIDGTLFRGITFDRLYSDASMPVLAEMWQALDKDRPLPPDTPPSMDNMENFMAARFYVICGDSRWPGTVREYQRDVAADRLRYPMLGGSAASIGPCAFWPDERVEPPVRIGDRGPSNVLMVQNERDPGTPLAGAQKLRQTFGKRATLVTADQGGHGVYPFGPNTCANDAVTAFLTTGHRPSQDLACAAEPSK from the coding sequence ATGCACAGAACCTTGTCCCTCGCCCTCGCCGCAACCGCCGTGGTGGCGACCGCGGTAGCGGTGACCGCGATTCCGGAAGAGTCGGTGGCGGCGATGCCTGACACCGTGCGGTGGGGCCCGTGCTCGGAGAAGAAGGCCGCTTCACCGGCTGCTTCACCGCGTCTGGAGTGCTCGACACTCAAAGTCCCGCTGGACTACGGCAATCCCGACGGCCGAGAGATAGAGATCGCGATCTCCCGGCTGGCGAGCAGGGAGCCCTCGAAGCGCCGAGGCGTGCTGCTGACCAATCCAGGCGGCCCCGGCATCTCAGGACTCGGCTACCCGGCCGTTCTCGCCGCCTCGGGGCTGCCGCAGAAGGTGCTGGACTCCTACGACGTGATCGGCTTCGATCCGCGCGGCACCGGCCGCAGCACGCCGGTGACCTGTGACCTGACGCCGGCACAGCGGAACCGCGGCAACCTGCCGCCGTACGCGCACACCGCGGCCGATGTCGCGCGGGCGGCGGGGAACGCGCGGACCATCGCCAGGCAGTGCGCTGCCTCGAAGACGGGATCGATGCTGCCGCACACCACCACCGCGAACACCGCGCGCGACATGGACCGCATCCGGGAGGCACTGGGCGAGCCGAAGCTCTCGTACCTCGGTGGGTCCTACGGTTCCTACCTCGGTGCGGTGTACACGACGCTGTTCCCGGGGCGCAGCGACCGGATCGTGCTCGACAGCAACCTGGGCCCCGGCGGTTACGACGTCACGGCCATGCGGTCGCTCGCCCGTGGAATGGAGGACAGGTTCCCGGACTTCGCGGCGTTCGCGGCCGCGCGCCCCGAGTACGGTCTGGGCACCACGCCGGAGCAGGTGACCGCGAAGTTCTTCGAGCTCGCGAAGCGGTTGGAGGGGAAGCCGGTCCGGGGCATCGACGGGACGTTGTTCCGCGGGATCACCTTTGACCGCCTCTACAGCGATGCGTCCATGCCCGTGTTGGCCGAGATGTGGCAGGCGCTCGACAAGGATCGGCCGCTGCCGCCCGACACCCCGCCGTCGATGGACAACATGGAAAACTTCATGGCCGCTCGTTTCTATGTGATCTGCGGTGATTCTCGCTGGCCGGGGACGGTCCGGGAGTATCAGCGCGATGTCGCGGCCGACCGGCTGAGGTACCCGATGCTGGGCGGGTCGGCGGCAAGCATCGGACCGTGCGCGTTCTGGCCGGACGAGCGGGTCGAACCGCCGGTGCGCATCGGTGACCGGGGTCCGTCGAACGTGCTCATGGTGCAGAACGAGCGCGACCCGGGAACGCCGCTGGCCGGCGCCCAGAAGCTGCGGCAGACGTTCGGGAAGCGGGCCACGCTGGTGACGGCCGACCAGGGCGGGCACGGTGTCTATCCGTTCGGCCCCAACACGTGCGCGAACGACGCGGTGACGGCGTTCCTGACCACCGGGCACCGCCCGTCGCAGGACCTCGCCTGCGCGGCGGAGCCCAGCAAGTAA
- a CDS encoding oxidoreductase, giving the protein MTTTQHPLGSGFGAASTAEEVIKGIDLTGKVAIVTGGYSGIGLETARVLCAAGAEVVVPARDVERARTALKGVPGAQVEHLDLLDPASIDTFAEKFLASGRPLHLLVNSAGIMATPLARDARGYEGQFATNHLGHFQLTTRLWPALVAAEGARVVVLSSRGIRFAGVDFDDLHFEHRAYEPFLAYGQSKTANALFAVEVDRRGQAQGIRAFAVHPGLIVDAGLVKHLDPAALQAAGALDSEGKPVRDPKRQMKTVQQGAATSVWCATSPQLDGLGGVYCENVDISPLVTPGNEAAWAGGDGPGVLPRAVDPEAAARLWEVSERLTA; this is encoded by the coding sequence ATGACCACCACACAGCACCCCCTGGGTTCCGGCTTCGGCGCCGCTTCGACCGCCGAGGAGGTGATCAAGGGGATCGACCTGACCGGCAAGGTGGCGATCGTCACCGGCGGCTACTCCGGCATAGGGCTGGAGACCGCCCGCGTCCTGTGCGCGGCCGGCGCCGAGGTCGTCGTACCGGCGCGGGACGTGGAGCGGGCCCGGACGGCGCTCAAGGGCGTACCCGGAGCCCAGGTCGAGCACCTGGACCTGCTGGACCCGGCGTCCATCGACACCTTCGCGGAGAAGTTCCTGGCGTCCGGGCGTCCCCTGCACCTCCTGGTCAACAGCGCCGGGATCATGGCGACCCCGCTGGCGCGGGACGCGCGCGGATACGAGGGGCAGTTCGCCACCAACCACCTGGGGCACTTCCAGTTGACCACCCGGCTGTGGCCCGCGCTGGTCGCGGCCGAGGGCGCGCGGGTCGTGGTGCTGTCGTCGCGCGGCATCCGCTTCGCCGGTGTCGACTTCGACGACCTGCACTTCGAGCACCGGGCCTACGAGCCCTTCCTGGCCTACGGGCAGTCGAAGACAGCCAACGCCCTGTTCGCCGTCGAGGTGGACCGGCGCGGGCAGGCGCAGGGCATCCGGGCGTTCGCCGTGCACCCGGGGCTCATCGTCGACGCGGGCCTGGTCAAGCACCTCGACCCGGCCGCACTCCAGGCCGCGGGCGCTCTCGACAGCGAGGGCAAGCCCGTCCGTGACCCCAAGCGCCAGATGAAGACCGTGCAGCAGGGCGCGGCCACCAGCGTCTGGTGTGCGACCAGCCCGCAGCTCGACGGTCTCGGCGGGGTCTACTGCGAGAACGTCGACATCAGCCCGCTGGTGACCCCCGGGAACGAGGCCGCCTGGGCCGGCGGCGACGGCCCGGGCGTACTGCCCCGCGCCGTGGACCCGGAGGCGGCCGCCCGCCTCTGGGAGGTCAGCGAACGGCTCACGGCCTGA
- a CDS encoding nucleoside deaminase: MSHKEFLTEAVRLATESVDEGWGGPFGAVITRDDEIVARGQNRVLLTGDPTAHAEVETIRKAVQRLNPEAPSISPEHQNESTLEYVPRPEGSPDPVPERARMLKGCSIYISGAPCPMCMSAIYWSRIDNVYYSCDLKATREIGFDDAFQYEDFQKPLDQRRIHVEQIHPELGAQAYETWSHKPDRHPY; this comes from the coding sequence ATGAGTCACAAGGAGTTTCTGACCGAAGCGGTACGGTTGGCGACCGAATCCGTCGATGAGGGCTGGGGCGGTCCGTTCGGTGCTGTGATCACCCGGGACGACGAAATCGTGGCCCGGGGTCAGAACCGCGTTCTGCTCACCGGCGACCCCACCGCGCACGCCGAAGTGGAGACCATCCGCAAGGCCGTGCAGCGTCTGAATCCCGAGGCTCCCTCGATATCGCCGGAACACCAGAACGAGAGCACGCTCGAATATGTGCCGCGCCCCGAAGGGTCCCCCGACCCGGTACCGGAGCGGGCCCGGATGCTCAAGGGCTGCTCGATCTACATCAGCGGCGCCCCCTGCCCGATGTGCATGAGCGCCATCTACTGGTCGCGGATCGACAACGTCTACTACAGCTGCGATCTGAAGGCCACACGCGAGATCGGCTTCGACGACGCCTTCCAGTACGAGGACTTCCAGAAGCCCCTCGACCAGCGCCGCATCCACGTAGAACAGATCCACCCCGAACTCGGCGCCCAGGCCTACGAAACCTGGTCGCACAAGCCGGACCGGCATCCCTACTGA
- a CDS encoding DUF1062 domain-containing protein, with amino-acid sequence MLEDWVVMPTCLPLVLRRCHACASERFRANGKFRVNAHHKLIDAWLLALCTTCGETTKLTVLERMNVRSVRAELLDRLHDNDPGLAAELLQDPVVRRRNRIALDWDNAWRLDTGGPDHLDREVSDVIDVSVRFTARIPVRPVRLIAEGFGLPRAEVGRLITEGNLVSAIRLSGKLSGDFTFTLKR; translated from the coding sequence GTGCTCGAAGACTGGGTGGTCATGCCCACCTGCCTACCGCTGGTTCTCCGCCGTTGCCACGCGTGCGCGTCCGAGCGCTTCCGGGCGAACGGCAAATTTCGCGTCAACGCACACCACAAGCTCATCGACGCCTGGCTCCTCGCGCTCTGTACCACCTGCGGGGAAACCACAAAGCTCACGGTCCTGGAGCGGATGAACGTGCGCTCCGTACGAGCTGAGCTGCTGGACCGGCTGCACGACAACGACCCTGGTCTGGCAGCCGAGTTGCTCCAGGATCCGGTCGTGCGACGCCGTAATCGCATCGCCCTCGACTGGGACAACGCCTGGCGTCTCGACACCGGCGGACCGGATCACCTGGACCGCGAGGTGAGCGATGTGATCGATGTGTCGGTCCGCTTCACGGCGCGGATCCCTGTCCGGCCGGTGCGGCTGATCGCCGAAGGCTTCGGTCTTCCGCGGGCCGAGGTCGGGAGACTGATCACGGAGGGGAACCTCGTGTCGGCGATCCGGCTGAGCGGCAAGCTCTCCGGCGACTTCACCTTCACGCTCAAGCGCTGA
- a CDS encoding VOC family protein, protein MKLSAITLDCPDPLALAAFYQQATGLEPHPKSDADFAALTCENGLTIGFQRVDDYQAPRWPDQTVPQQFHLDFAVDDLDEAEARLLDLGAGKPDHQPNEDRWRVLTDPAGHPFCVIRG, encoded by the coding sequence ATGAAGCTCAGCGCGATCACACTCGACTGCCCTGATCCACTGGCTCTGGCGGCCTTCTACCAGCAGGCCACAGGCCTCGAACCCCACCCGAAATCCGACGCCGACTTCGCTGCTCTCACCTGCGAGAACGGGCTCACCATCGGCTTTCAACGGGTCGACGACTACCAGGCTCCGCGCTGGCCCGACCAGACGGTTCCCCAGCAGTTTCACCTCGACTTCGCGGTCGACGACCTGGACGAGGCCGAGGCCCGGCTGCTGGACCTGGGCGCGGGCAAGCCGGATCACCAGCCGAACGAGGACAGATGGCGGGTCCTGACCGACCCGGCCGGCCACCCCTTCTGCGTCATCAGGGGCTGA
- a CDS encoding class I SAM-dependent methyltransferase, whose amino-acid sequence MAVNEDALLTEQMAYYRARAPEYDRVYAEREDLRELLTVVDDLPIAGDVLELACGTGQWTGALAARASSVTAVDASPEVLGIAQARTASADVRFERVDVFNWQPPRRYDTVFFAFWLSHVPPSRLGDFWNTVAAALAPHGKAIFIDEGPSAAAREDVAAEVRRLDDGSEYRIVKVFHDPEELTGELAELGWSADIRTREEFFVGIAEPRSATFT is encoded by the coding sequence ATGGCAGTCAATGAGGATGCCCTGCTGACGGAACAGATGGCTTACTACCGAGCCCGCGCGCCCGAGTACGACCGGGTCTATGCCGAGCGTGAGGATCTCCGCGAGTTGCTGACTGTGGTCGACGACCTGCCGATTGCCGGGGACGTGCTGGAGCTGGCTTGCGGAACGGGGCAGTGGACTGGAGCGTTGGCCGCGCGGGCGAGTTCGGTCACCGCTGTCGACGCGTCACCGGAGGTGCTGGGTATCGCACAAGCACGGACAGCTTCCGCCGACGTCCGGTTCGAGCGCGTCGACGTGTTCAACTGGCAGCCGCCGCGCCGGTACGACACCGTGTTCTTCGCCTTCTGGCTCTCCCATGTCCCGCCGTCCCGGCTCGGCGACTTCTGGAACACCGTGGCTGCCGCACTCGCACCGCACGGCAAAGCCATCTTCATCGACGAAGGCCCCTCCGCAGCCGCCCGTGAGGACGTGGCCGCGGAAGTGCGTCGACTCGACGACGGCAGCGAGTACCGCATCGTGAAGGTCTTCCACGATCCGGAGGAACTCACAGGCGAACTCGCCGAGTTGGGGTGGTCCGCCGACATCCGGACACGGGAGGAGTTCTTCGTCGGCATCGCAGAACCACGTTCCGCCACCTTCACCTAG
- a CDS encoding cadmium resistance transporter has translation MDLGIIGQAVGLFAVTNIDDILILALFFAQGAGHRGSNRRIVLGQYLGFAAILAVAVAAALGATFLPEPVVPYLGLLPLALGLKAARQAWKNRGEDGDDEDREQAGGPTSVAVAAVTFANGGDNIGVYVPVFATAGIGGMSVYAAVFLILVAVWCFAGRFFAARPVVAKALARWGHVLLPVVLIAIGLLILIEGGAFGL, from the coding sequence GTGGACCTGGGCATCATCGGGCAGGCAGTCGGACTGTTCGCCGTCACCAACATCGACGACATCCTGATCCTGGCGCTGTTCTTCGCCCAGGGCGCCGGGCACCGCGGGTCCAACCGCAGGATCGTGCTGGGCCAGTACCTCGGGTTCGCCGCGATCCTGGCCGTGGCCGTGGCCGCCGCGCTGGGTGCCACCTTCCTGCCCGAGCCGGTCGTCCCGTACCTCGGTCTCCTGCCCCTCGCCCTTGGCCTCAAGGCGGCCCGGCAGGCATGGAAAAACCGTGGTGAGGACGGCGACGACGAGGACCGGGAACAGGCGGGCGGACCGACCTCCGTGGCGGTGGCCGCCGTGACCTTCGCCAACGGCGGGGACAACATCGGCGTCTACGTTCCCGTGTTCGCCACCGCCGGCATCGGCGGGATGAGCGTGTACGCCGCGGTGTTCCTGATCCTGGTTGCCGTGTGGTGCTTCGCGGGCAGGTTCTTCGCCGCCCGTCCGGTCGTCGCCAAGGCGCTCGCCCGCTGGGGCCACGTCCTGCTGCCCGTCGTCCTCATCGCCATCGGCCTGCTCATCCTCATCGAGGGTGGCGCCTTCGGGCTCTGA
- a CDS encoding FAD-binding oxidoreductase: MSGVGGGSEVIEGEIVRRGDAAYDSTWSAMLWNGLKPERFPDLIVRVASDSDVRAAVRLARSEGLRVAIRSHGHSWCGSPLRDGGMLIDLSALNACEIDPAARTAAVQPALTGREFVAALAPHGLAFPAGHCGPVALSGYLLSGGLGWNSGLHGPAAAGVQAVEVVTADGEAVTCSRSENPDLFWAARGAGPGFFAVATRFHVTLHDLPAAVAETTYTFPLTEVERVTRWATEAARLLPANVEASFMLSTASPDITAASPRPKVISFTGAAFARTRDEAVRCLDPLRACPFAELALFQQTDEPKTFEDLYGTSSGFWPHEHRNAVDTLWSDTGYETLLPILAASLARAPSEQSLVLAPLWPASRDRSLSDDMAFSVLGETYVAPFAIWDDPAADSANTRWLRDTMRAVEPYGTGHYVAEADLTADASRARRSYTPEDWERLQALKATYDPANVFHTYLTP, from the coding sequence ATGAGCGGAGTTGGCGGGGGCAGTGAAGTGATCGAAGGGGAGATCGTCCGGCGGGGCGACGCCGCCTACGACAGCACCTGGTCGGCCATGCTGTGGAACGGCCTCAAGCCGGAGCGCTTTCCCGACCTCATCGTCCGGGTCGCCTCGGACAGCGATGTCCGGGCGGCCGTCCGGCTGGCCCGCTCCGAAGGTCTCCGCGTCGCCATTCGCTCCCATGGGCACAGCTGGTGCGGCTCCCCGCTGCGCGACGGCGGCATGCTCATCGACCTCTCGGCGCTCAACGCCTGCGAGATCGATCCGGCCGCACGCACCGCGGCCGTCCAACCCGCGCTCACCGGGCGGGAGTTCGTCGCCGCGCTCGCCCCGCACGGCCTCGCCTTCCCGGCCGGGCACTGCGGGCCCGTCGCCCTGAGCGGCTACCTCCTCAGCGGTGGGCTCGGCTGGAACTCGGGCCTTCACGGTCCGGCTGCCGCCGGCGTGCAGGCGGTCGAGGTGGTCACGGCGGACGGCGAGGCCGTCACCTGCAGCCGAAGCGAGAACCCCGACCTCTTCTGGGCCGCACGCGGCGCTGGCCCCGGCTTCTTCGCGGTCGCCACCCGCTTCCACGTGACACTGCACGACCTTCCGGCGGCGGTCGCCGAGACCACGTACACCTTCCCCCTGACCGAGGTCGAAAGGGTCACCCGCTGGGCCACCGAAGCGGCCCGGCTCCTTCCGGCGAACGTCGAGGCGTCCTTCATGCTCTCGACCGCCTCCCCGGACATCACGGCGGCTTCGCCGAGGCCCAAGGTGATCAGCTTCACCGGCGCCGCCTTCGCCCGCACGCGGGACGAGGCCGTCCGCTGCCTGGACCCACTGCGTGCCTGCCCGTTCGCCGAACTCGCCCTGTTCCAACAGACGGATGAGCCGAAGACCTTCGAGGACCTGTACGGCACCTCGTCCGGCTTCTGGCCCCACGAGCACCGCAACGCGGTGGACACCCTGTGGTCGGACACCGGGTACGAGACCCTGCTGCCGATCCTCGCCGCCTCACTCGCCCGAGCCCCCTCCGAGCAGTCGCTCGTCCTCGCTCCCCTGTGGCCCGCCTCCCGGGACCGCTCCCTCTCCGACGACATGGCCTTCTCGGTCCTGGGCGAGACCTATGTCGCCCCCTTCGCGATCTGGGACGACCCGGCGGCGGACAGCGCCAACACCCGCTGGCTCCGGGACACCATGCGTGCCGTCGAGCCGTACGGAACCGGCCACTACGTCGCCGAGGCCGACCTCACCGCCGACGCCTCCCGCGCTCGGAGGTCGTACACCCCGGAGGACTGGGAGCGGCTACAGGCCCTCAAGGCCACGTACGACCCCGCGAACGTCTTCCACACCTACCTCACGCCGTAA
- a CDS encoding antibiotic biosynthesis monooxygenase, which produces MGVSAIRAPTGDGATVVTSQKVREGRADDYERWQERTNHAVRAFDGFEGTEIYPPGAGEEREWVVVFRFSRIDLLTAWLESGERQELLAQGRPLFDGTPTQEVLVGGTPPPPDEEAVTAVISHEVRPGREEDFMRWQDKALKAQEKYPGFMGTELFKPVEGIQDNWVVVFRFDTHEHLDEWLASGAREKLLEEGRDYFYSYDVRKVESAFSGWFRFGEGADEAVPPSWKQAMTVVLALYPTVMVLNLTVGFELDELGLPGYIGLFIGNMLSVSILTWLLMPLVNRVLAFWLAPSRARSVRTHVAGAALVMLCWGLCILIFGLTTTD; this is translated from the coding sequence ATGGGTGTCAGTGCAATCCGTGCCCCGACCGGCGACGGTGCGACCGTTGTGACCTCCCAGAAGGTGCGGGAAGGCCGCGCCGACGACTATGAGCGATGGCAGGAGCGGACCAACCATGCCGTGCGCGCATTCGACGGATTCGAGGGGACGGAAATATATCCCCCGGGCGCCGGTGAAGAGCGGGAATGGGTGGTGGTCTTTCGCTTCTCCCGTATCGACCTGCTGACCGCCTGGCTGGAATCCGGCGAGCGCCAGGAACTGCTTGCCCAGGGACGTCCGTTGTTCGACGGGACACCGACCCAGGAGGTCCTGGTCGGCGGCACTCCACCGCCCCCGGACGAGGAAGCCGTCACGGCGGTCATCTCCCACGAGGTGCGGCCCGGCCGCGAAGAGGACTTCATGCGGTGGCAGGACAAGGCCCTCAAGGCCCAGGAGAAGTACCCGGGTTTCATGGGGACCGAGTTGTTCAAGCCGGTCGAGGGGATCCAGGACAACTGGGTCGTCGTATTCAGATTCGACACCCACGAACACCTCGACGAGTGGCTCGCGTCGGGCGCCCGCGAAAAGCTCCTTGAGGAAGGCCGGGACTACTTCTACTCCTACGACGTGCGCAAGGTGGAGTCCGCGTTCAGCGGTTGGTTCCGCTTCGGGGAAGGCGCGGACGAGGCGGTCCCGCCCAGCTGGAAACAGGCCATGACCGTTGTGCTGGCGCTGTATCCCACCGTGATGGTTCTGAATCTGACGGTCGGTTTCGAGCTGGACGAGCTCGGACTGCCCGGCTATATCGGCCTGTTCATCGGAAACATGCTGAGCGTCTCCATTCTGACCTGGCTGCTGATGCCCTTGGTGAACCGGGTTCTCGCCTTCTGGCTGGCGCCCAGCAGGGCGCGTTCCGTACGGACCCATGTGGCGGGGGCGGCCCTCGTGATGCTGTGCTGGGGGCTGTGCATCCTGATTTTCGGGCTGACCACCACCGACTGA